The genomic window TTTGAATATTATTCAAAAGCATTGGATTTTAAtagtttcctaaaaaaaaaaacaatagtagtAACTGCAGTAgcggattcatttttttttttatatataaaagggGGAGGTGCACTGACTACAACATGAGAGTGAACCTCTCCATTTATGCATCAGTGAAACGCTAAATTATCAACCAAAAGTTtccaataaaagagggacggtGTCTTGCTTCCTTAAATCTTATGCAAAGGATTGTTCTAAcaaagaatttaaaataaaatttagttgcaattcaaattttgaatttaagatTTAAACAGCACACAAACCAAAAAAATAATTCCTCGTTAAAATTTTATATGATTTACATTCATACTCACAATCAAGAAACTGTTCTTACAAATTTATTGTACTGTTGCGTCATCTAATGTCTAAATCACAATCTTTTATTATttccaaaattaataaaaaggcCTTCCATCACTACAATTTATCCATAAATGAAATAGATAATAAAGGAAGTCATGCATTAATTGCAAACTTTGCACGGACATTAGAACATAATAACCCCTTCTCATTCAAACaaatcaatcgatttatgacttttgaacaccggtatactactgttgcctttatttacataattatgtttttcgaaatcagtttaaagttttgatggtaagttttaaaaaaaaagaattttgctTACAAAATAGTCGTCGAAGGGCAAGAGTTATTTTTTGCTTTTATAAACGTAAGACATTTAGGTGGTTTTGTTAAATTCATTACGACTTGACTTAGGTTTTTTTTCTTagagaaaaaaaagataagtGTACTAACGTATGTTCAGGATGTAAATTTGTTACATCTGATtacctattaaaaaaaaattagagaaatataaaaaaaatcgagtACAATATactttcaattaaaattttataaagcaTTATTAATAATTTTTAGAAGAAAACAATGGCAATAGTTTCAAAGTTTCCACAAGGGTATGGATATGTAGTTTTGACAGGAGTTGGAAGTGCACTCCTCCTACAGTGGATGGTGTCCAAAGTATTTAATACGAGAAGAAAAGTTAAAGATATCGAAGTATggatatttattatataataattcatTCATGTATAGACTATTTTAATGTGGAACATTACAAGACAAATCGGCAAAAACTTAGTTTGTGTTTAATAATGATTATATTAGATCGTGTAATTGACCTGCCCAACTCGGTCATTTCTTGATGTTGTTAATATATTGTTCACTCTACATATTTTCAACTTAATATGACAGTTACATAGATCCTATTGAATGTTCATTTGGATATCTCCTTAGCAATTTAGGTAACAtattaattagatataggaagatgtgagtgccaatgagacaactctccatccaaataacaattcattattggtcaaggtacggccttcaatacggagccttggctcacaacgaacagcaagctataaagggccccaaaaattactaatgtaaaaccatttaaacgtgACAAGCCTGTTTGAGCTAAATGTTGTCTagatattttataaagatttctTTACAAGGTTTTGATTTAAGTTTAAATTCGAATAGTTAAGCCTTAAAAAAGTTATTCTTACCTACCACATTCTacttatttttaaacatatactaGTATTTTAATAGGAAGAATACTTTTTGTGTACAGCaataacattaaacaaaaatttaaaatactagtaaacaaattaaatttcatatcttcttttttttagtaTCCAAGTTTGTATCATTCTGGCCAAGAAAAATTGAACTGTGTTGTGAGAGCCCATCAAAACATGCAAGTATACATTATTTTGTATTggttctaaaatgaaaaaaaacttttatatatcaatgatCTAGTGTGTAGGACACTGGTTTTATAAGTGACTTATTCATTGATAATTGTtgtaaaagaagaacaattaaaAGAAGTAAAACCAACCTTTCAGTCAATTCAATTTAGGAGAAAACATTAAACCGATTCTGTTTTCTTTGCACGATAAAGTTTTCGGTAAACAGTAACTTTCCCCTCCAATTGCGCCGATTTCAAACTCGATTTTATGTTTAGTCGTACTGATTTGATCGAATACTAGAACGGCCTACGTTAAAATGCGAATCAATATGTTGATCTAGTACACATTTTGATTTAGAAGGCAAACTGATGGCCTCCCCAAGTGCGAGATTTCTCGTtgagttgaagacccattgatggtcTTCGACTGGTATCGACCAAAGTCGGgttgtttgtctctttgacattctCCCTTTCCAGTCTAAATtttagtacaaagcagggttttAATTCATATCACGTTGATATTTTCTCGTCCTTAATATGTTTTTTATATACCACTGAAAGTAAAAAGAGTCATTCAGCTTCTACGTCAtcagaattataaaaaaataaatttaagagCTATTCTAGTTTTGTAAACACTGACCGATTAATAAGGATTCCGATATAATAGGCAATTAAAACAGTTACCAAGAAAAGAAGGTAATCCTGAATAATCGTCTGTCTGTTCcatggaatttcaaccaaagatgaagaacaggaTCTATATACCTTCATTGTATTGGATCTAATGAACATAAGTGTCCTTACCAACTTATTTTGCTTGGTTTTCCAAGTGCTTCACCAAACCTCTTTCTAAATCATaaacatcaattttatcagcaatGGAAGGGCTCTtctggagaattgtctcattgtcaatcattgtcaatcatatcgtatcttcttttttataatcgaTGTTTGTGAAACTATCTACTCTAGGGATGGTTGGAATCAGAGGTGGGTTCatgcaaaaaaacaaatatacgtAAAATCTAATTCTCTGTCTCTTTCAATAATGTGAGAATATTTGACTTTTCATTTCTTCACACAAGCTTTCCCATTCCAAGTAAAAGCCAAATTGAAAGAGTTTATCTTGTTTCCTTTCgtaaaataattacaaatgagATTCGCTTATCTTATTTTTATGTGGGCATACATCATCTTTAAAACgctttcttcaacaaaatattatCTTAAACTGATATAATTAAGATGATTGATGTTTTGATTGGCAACGTATATTAGGGGGTgcgtttttcaacaaacaatcgatATTCCTATGGGAACTAACTGTTTTCCGAGTCTTGCCGTCTGATTCCACTAGTCATATAAggcggtttttttttgtttttttttattttaattttaattggaaGAATGAAAAGTTATATAGATGACATCCTCACACTAAACGTTAGATGAAAGTCTAACCTACCTCTATTTTGTAACATGAAAAATTAccgttgtttttattttaaggtTGTAACTTCGGTAGTAGTATTTTGGAAATTATGTATCGCTGACAATTTCTCCTATTCACCTTTTTGTGTAACATTTATCCGCTTATGTATCATGCTTAAAACAAGGGTAAACGTTAACGTAAGTAAAACAAATCATCATTTCTGGATAATTTATTCCTATGATAAGTTGATAGCTGATTTTAATCATTCTTACATACATTATTCCTTGTCCATATAATATGGATACTCGCTTAAATTTTCCATAAATCGTCAATTAAGGCCAATAGCTAGCGTCACAATGTGGTATTTTGGTTTGACTCATATCGCCAGAAAACATTCAAATCAAGATACCGATATAAATTATCCACTACACATGACGCAAAACACGCAAACAATCGAACCAAGTATATTAGCCTTCTACAAATTATTCTACGAAACATTTGTTTTACAAAGTTCAATTGTAACAATACTTACACATTTGGTCATACGATATACCACGGATTAGAGATAATGACGCTTCACAATCCTACGGATCGGATTCTGAGCAGAGGCGTCTGTTTATTCTTAGGGTGAGTCACCCTAGGatcaaaaacaataataatgttttatcttgaaaattatatattttttcaaagattggaGGGTTATCCTGTATTCCTGATGGTATTGTTTGTTGGAGGTTTACAGCGCCCCGTAAGTTGATTACACAAcattatatactttttattataaattgtttttataattcaactCCTTTATTCAACAATAAAGATTCCTTAGTTCCTTTCagtattgtattatttaaatACTATTTTAAACTATAATTGCTGTTCAATCAGGTCTATCTATTAGATGTTATGCACAGTTAATGAGAACATACCTGATTTCTTATCTTCTTAAATGTCTGATTTACTATTCGCTTAAGGTTTCTTTTAATAGTCAACGTGATCTTTCCCTTCCTGTTCACATAATATTTGTGTATGTTCATTAAAGTTCTGAACATGAGGTTTCATGGATACTGTTGATGATGCCAATGTTTAGAGTCTGATgaatttataattacatgtatgttgtgTTTGAAATCTTATCTTTTTACAAGTCTGATACAGTAGGCGCATCCCTTTCCCACAATTGTATTGAAAGCTAGAGAATATATATAGTTCCTATATTTTACCCTCATCTTATTTCAGAAAATCTCTGCTTCAGCTGGATGTGTATGGATTGTGGGACAAGTGGCTTATGTATATGGTTACTGTAGTGATGGTATGTTGAATGTGAAAAATGGCTACTAGAAGATGATATTTAAGGCTTAGCTCAGATCTTTTTGCTGTTGCCGTATATGTTGTAAACAAAATTTGTCGATTTAGCATTCATTACCATAACTTTGATCAGTTATGAATTGATAACCATTCGTTTTAGTCAGGTTTCTGAACATATCAGACTCGTCAAACAAAGTTACTGTTTACATAAATATGTTATACACGAAttgcaagaaaataaaataaatgacattGATTTTAGAGCAGAAAACTTTGGTCTTGGATAAACGTCATTACAGAAATCAGAATTAGAAAACAGTAATTGATAAAACGCATCAATGTTGTAACTAAAGATGCATTCAGTGTTTTTTTACTGTTTGGGAGAgtcattgttgttgtttttacttATTTGTACTTCAAAGACCATGATGGGTAATCAGATATGAGAAACACGTTCTACAAGTGTAACGAATGTTTAGATAACTTAGAATACTAATTAACCCAATATAGTTATAtaaaaagtacacttttttttaaaaatgattgaGTGTTGTTGCCTTGTCATGTTTATGTCTAGTTGCAAATTTAATAAACTAAAGTACTCAAATACTGGTTAAAATATGCATCTATTACAGTGTTTCAATGTAATATAAAATgcaccaaaatatataaaaaaaaagtgtgttttcGATTAATGAACTTTTATATTGCCCTTGTGTTATACCTTTATTGGTAGTCAAGATTCTTGATCATTCATTAGCAGTAAAATACAGTGTGTCCTCCAAATTTTCGAATTgggaaacaaatattttacaagaaCCTGTTTGAATTTGACCCAAAACGAATATTTGGCTTTACGTCATCATGAGTATGGTTCAGGaagaaggaatattttttttcactagaattgatattgattgttaagatatatatctttcccatttttttaaaaaatttttttttgcagataaaaCAAATAGAAGATATGGAAAGCGTATTGGATATCTGGGTTTGTTAACAATGTTCGGCTGTACCATTGAATTTGGTGTTCGGGAGTTGATGCACAAAAGATTATTTCATACTGCAGTTGGGGTGAAAAACGTCATGACAACTAAGGCTAAAGGTAATGATAACATATGAAATGCAAAATCATCATTAATTATTCTATCTTTAAAGGGTTCATGTTTTGGAAGCGATGTATCACACAAGTCGGAAGAATTTAGATATACTCATTCAATTTGAATTTACACATGATTGTCCATTTATACATTCCCGATGATCATttggatttatttttcaaaatccaTGAAATTTCATCGAAACAGTCTCTTAtatataaaggtaacagtagtattccactgttcgaaattcataaatcgattgaggaaaaaataaatccgggttataaCTCAAAATTTATGAATAACATTTATGGACCTAGCACAAATATCTAGTAACGAGGTATTTGAAATCCATTAAAGTAACATGCCagttattttgtcagttttttttaaagagatattTAATATCATCAGCTGTtgcaaaacaaatttgaaataaaacataaagtTGGAAGAAGTTGGAGTATTATcgttcgttgttgaaggccgcacatgTGACGTATTGTTGTGTAAATGCCCGCCGTTTGATCTTTGACggatagttgtctaatttgcAATATTTTCTGATGATTATCATATTAATttagaaaatgatattttttatttatcacctTTTAACCTGGCACCCATGTCACACAAACTTTCTTTTAGTACACTCACATGGTTAAATTATTTTTATGCTTTCAGGATTATTGCCATCCGTACTGAAGAAACAAGATCGTTAACACGAACAATCAATTTTTTTACATACTAGTGTAAACAACAGAATGTGATAATCTTTCCAATCTTATGCTGAGCTCTTGTGCCAATGTGTTTTACAAAGGCTTCATAGATAAAAGCTTGGTtgacttgaacatgttgaaatgttGCAGAATATTTTAAGGAACGGTTTAATATTGTCCGGTTTCTACATGGTAAATTTTCAACTGCCGAATTTTCATATTGTACCTTattttaaatttagaatattttctttttagaaaataattcatttgaaaagaatAATTCTTTTGGAAAGGAAAACTTGTTCTAGAAAAAAAGATACATTCTTTCCAAATAAATGATGGTGCAATAACTTGAATCCATTTTAATTCAGGATTTCCTGAGGTATTGGAGAACCATTacttgaaaactaacaacaattATTTTTGCTAAAAGTACGTTAATTTCTTATGTACTTATTTTTTCTAAGTGTCAATTATGAAAGCTTTTTATACAATATGACATATGGGGAGTTTGATGATCATGAAGGTCAATCGACCCTCTTTAAGACACAAAACACCAAAGTAACGATGAGTGAGCAAGTATATGTTTTTCTTACCACATGTGTTGTATCTTTAAACcatcaaataaaggcaatagcACTTTACCGGTGTTTAAAAGtcctaaatcgattgagagaagataaatcagggttacaaactaaaaagaggggaacacatcaactataagaggaaaacaaggaAACAACAGTAACacaaaagtgcaacaaaaacaaacgccaaagTTCCTAGAAACGAAActactgttatattcctgacttggtacaggacatttttagaaacaaatggtgggttgaacctggtttgatGGCTAGCCAAACCACCCGGTTTATGACAACGTTAACATACCTGAattgacaacactacgtgacagaggTACAACACTACCACACACCAGAACAATTAGTATAACGGTCGATAGTTATACTTTGTTAAGTTCTATGAGGGTCAAAATGTGATACAATTAAACCCTCTGTCTTGATAGAATGCATACATGATCATATTTGTTGACTgatttcacttttattttaaaaaacaactacaactttgataattttttcccGTTATTATACAGTCAGTTAGTTTATGATATATTAATGTCAAATATGCATTAACAGTCTTGAAGCTGAGGTGATGTGTTATGCTTAGTGGCAAAGTGGACCCGCCTACGGGTTCGTGATTTTCTCGCTatgttgaagaccctttggtagccttctgctgttttctgctccttggttgtgttgttgtctctgtgacatgttccctattttaatttttttttcaattttatcaagtAAGGTTAATTACAATTACTAGTacaagatatatttgtttttgtttttaatattgttgTGTAGAGTAATATGCACTATATGTCAATTAAAGTGACATACTTTTTAAGGGTAGTACAATTGCATGAAATGTTGTTTTTCAAGtagaaaatataatattaaaatgaaatatttcagacATAATCTAAGTTAACCTTCACATACTGAAATGGTGGATATATATAGAATATGCACAACTACTTTGGATAACACTGAAACACGCCTTGTAATTTAAATGTGTCCGAACGATGTCCGAAACCGTTTTCCTGGATATAACCATATTAGGACAACCAAAACCAAATATTTGATAGCCAAGGGTACATAAGAACTATAGAGCTAAGTGACAAAAGGAGGTCTTA from Mytilus galloprovincialis chromosome 5, xbMytGall1.hap1.1, whole genome shotgun sequence includes these protein-coding regions:
- the LOC143076209 gene encoding glutathione S-transferase 3, mitochondrial-like, with translation MAIVSKFPQGYGYVVLTGVGSALLLQWMVSKVFNTRRKVKDIEYPSLYHSGQEKLNCVVRAHQNILEGYPVFLMVLFVGGLQRPKISASAGCVWIVGQVAYVYGYCSDDKTNRRYGKRIGYLGLLTMFGCTIEFGVRELMHKRLFHTAVGVKNVMTTKAKGLLPSVLKKQDR